Part of the Sphingomonas morindae genome, TTTTCGAGCCCGGCATGGAGCACCGACAGCTCGTCGAAGCGCGTGCGCAGCGCCGCGCCGCCGCCAATATCCTCAAGCCCGTCGAGCCGGATGGTATAGCGTTGCTCGCCGACCGGCACGGATCGGCCGCGGCTCGCCACCGGCGCGGCGGGCGGTGGCGGCGGCAGCGCCAGGGTAGGGATCGGGCCGGGCGCCACCAGCAGCGGCGCCGCCTCGTCCGGCCGGCTGAGATCGGGCCAATCGACCCCAAGATCCGGCAGCGGCGCCAGCGGCGAGCCGGGATCGAGCACATCGGCCGGCGGCGTGGCGATGCCGGGCTGCTCGCCCCGGGCCACGGCCGGACACAAAGCGAGGGTGATCGCGGCGCGCGCCCGCCAGGCGCTGAGCCGCGCGGCGGCGGACGACATGGCCCGACAGTAGAGCCTGATGCGGCAAGGGGAAAGCGTCTCGCGCGGCGCCTGGCGGCGCTAGTGCACCGTGCCCGAGGGCGCCGCCGTCTCCAGCATGCGGATGGTGCGGCCGACGCGGCACCAGCGCGTGTAATGGATGAAATTGCCCCAATCCCGGCTGCGCGCCGCCCGCTGGCGCGCCTCGCCGATCGCGCCGGGGCCGAATTGCTCAATCAGCGCGGAAGCCTGATCATAGGCTTCGCGATCACCGATGAAGATGAGTTCCACGTCTTGTCTCCCCGCTGCCACCTTGGTCGCACGGATGGGGTTAAGGACGGACCGAGGACAAGGGTGAAGCGCCGGCTTACCATTCTTGCCGCCTTCGCGGCTGGCATCGCCGCCTCGCCCATGGCAGAGCGGGGCATGGCCAGCCCTTCCCGGTCGTCGCGCGGCGGCGGCGTTCTCATCGCGCTCGGCGCCGTGCTCGGCGCGTTGATCGGCACCTTCTCGGGCCAACCCTCGATCGGCGTCGTGGCGGGCACCGGGCTCGGCGTGGCGCTGGCGGTGCTGCTCTGGTGGCGCGACCGGCGCTGAACAGGATCGCCGCTGCGGCCCGCCTCGGCGCATAAAAAAAGGCCGACCCTTGCGAGCCGGCCCGGAGTTTAGGAGAGGATGCCTGAAAGGCACGCTTCTTGTGCATCTGCGAAGATCATTTTGCAAGTGCACAATCCTCAAGTCTCAAGCGGGTCGCAACGCGCGCACTTCGACCCGGCCGGCCTCCACATAAATCCCGGTGACGAAGACTTTCTTCTCGACATGATCGACCGGCAGCCGGTTCAGCTCGAGCAGCACGGCGCCGCCGCTGTCCCGCCGCAAAACAAAGCCGCCCGCCTCGCGGACGAGCGTGCCGCTATCGACGAACGAGTCGCCGCGCATCGGAGCTTCCACCATCGCCGCCCAACGCCCGGCACGACGAAGGGGTGCCGCAGCGGGATCGGCGCGGCTGGCCGGGCGGCGGCGCCGGCGATATGGATCGGTCGCGGCCGGGCGCCCGAGGAGACTGGACATGCATATCGGATTCATAGGCTTGGGCGGAATGGGCGCGGCCATGGCGAGCAATCTCGTGCGC contains:
- a CDS encoding DUF5818 domain-containing protein, whose product is MRGDSFVDSGTLVREAGGFVLRRDSGGAVLLELNRLPVDHVEKKVFVTGIYVEAGRVEVRALRPA